The following proteins are co-located in the Microcystis wesenbergii NRERC-220 genome:
- a CDS encoding helix-turn-helix domain-containing protein: MAGVSKIEIRESEAELKELLRQEKTGSGKERIQVLYLLKTKKAKTVTEAAEMIGRNRVTVQDWVGKYRQGGLEKLLSKKVGTGRPRKVPQWAEKALEKRLKENQGFDSQVEICEWLEKKIGIKAKYKTVHKLVYYRLKASPKIARPKSLEQSEERLEYFKKTS; the protein is encoded by the coding sequence ATGGCAGGAGTTTCTAAGATAGAAATCAGAGAAAGCGAAGCAGAACTCAAGGAACTGCTCAGACAAGAAAAAACTGGTTCAGGAAAAGAAAGAATACAAGTATTGTACTTATTAAAGACAAAAAAGGCAAAAACGGTGACAGAAGCCGCCGAAATGATCGGGAGAAACAGAGTCACCGTACAAGATTGGGTAGGAAAATACCGTCAAGGGGGATTAGAAAAATTATTGTCGAAAAAAGTGGGTACAGGAAGACCAAGAAAAGTTCCCCAATGGGCAGAAAAAGCCTTAGAAAAAAGATTAAAAGAAAACCAAGGGTTTGATAGTCAGGTCGAGATTTGTGAATGGTTAGAGAAAAAAATAGGGATAAAAGCAAAGTATAAAACCGTTCATAAATTAGTATATTATAGACTAAAAGCGTCACCAAAAATAGCGAGACCAAAAAGCCTAGAGCAGTCAGAAGAAAGGTTAGAGTATTTTAAAAAAACTTCTTAG
- a CDS encoding IS630 family transposase — translation MLSWVAMIMMGLEGKIRFLCEDETRIGLKTISGRKITAKGIKPYGKVQWKFQATYIYGVVEPKTGEHFFYEFTHLNSQCFQIFLELVAEHFADSILIIQLDNARFHKAKKLKIPDNIILIFQPPYCPESNPIEQIWQYLKKGLRWKLPASLDELRELITERLKVMTQKVIASITGRAYILEALSVVGI, via the coding sequence ATGCTGAGTTGGGTGGCAATGATAATGATGGGATTAGAGGGAAAAATTCGCTTTTTATGTGAAGATGAAACTCGAATAGGACTGAAGACTATCAGTGGCAGAAAAATCACAGCAAAAGGGATAAAACCTTATGGGAAGGTGCAGTGGAAATTTCAAGCAACTTATATATATGGAGTGGTAGAGCCGAAGACAGGAGAGCATTTTTTTTACGAATTCACTCATTTAAACAGTCAATGTTTTCAGATATTTTTAGAGTTAGTTGCTGAACATTTTGCCGATAGTATTTTAATCATCCAGTTAGATAATGCTCGATTTCATAAGGCGAAAAAGTTAAAAATTCCCGACAACATTATACTGATATTTCAACCGCCCTATTGCCCTGAATCCAATCCAATTGAACAGATTTGGCAATACTTAAAGAAGGGATTGAGATGGAAATTACCAGCTTCTTTAGATGAATTAAGAGAATTAATTACCGAGAGACTGAAAGTTATGACCCAGAAGGTAATTGCTTCGATTACAGGACGTGCTTATATTCTTGAGGCTTTATCTGTAGTCGGTATTTAG
- a CDS encoding PEP-CTERM sorting domain-containing protein (PEP-CTERM proteins occur, often in large numbers, in the proteomes of bacteria that also encode an exosortase, a predicted intramembrane cysteine proteinase. The presence of a PEP-CTERM domain at a protein's C-terminus predicts cleavage within the sorting domain, followed by covalent anchoring to some some component of the (usually Gram-negative) cell surface. Many PEP-CTERM proteins exhibit an unusual sequence composition that includes large numbers of potential glycosylation sites. Expression of one such protein has been shown restore the ability of a bacterium to form floc, a type of biofilm.): protein MLPGATGSSAYGIGSATTVGGRTDAFDGFGGITVNGAAFNQPNDEVDLTTTGAGTFLNTISPLNLGGINTSLDYFMSADSPTLRVFGTFTNTTANLLSAEIAYGGNLGCDSNCTIEDSSTGDNAFQSALDRWFITSDGPADDDPFLTFVRFGPGGQLASSTPVVPSEDFNSRLDVFADIWTLSLAPGETKSLMWFVNFNDSLAAAQAGTPVFNDLSTLGAAGLLAGLSPTQIAGTANWAPQQPPATTPEPSSLIGLGSLLGFGLLSKIKRRNP, encoded by the coding sequence GTGCTTCCCGGTGCAACGGGAAGCAGTGCCTATGGCATAGGTTCTGCGACGACTGTCGGCGGGCGAACCGATGCCTTTGACGGTTTCGGTGGCATCACCGTCAACGGAGCAGCCTTCAACCAGCCCAATGACGAGGTGGATCTGACCACCACTGGGGCGGGAACCTTCCTCAACACCATCAGCCCCCTCAACCTCGGCGGCATCAACACCAGCCTGGACTACTTTATGAGTGCTGACAGCCCCACTCTGCGGGTGTTTGGTACCTTCACCAACACCACCGCCAATCTCCTCTCAGCCGAGATCGCCTATGGCGGTAACTTGGGTTGTGATAGTAATTGTACGATTGAGGACAGCAGCACGGGAGACAACGCCTTCCAGTCGGCTCTCGACCGTTGGTTCATTACCTCTGATGGTCCAGCTGATGACGATCCCTTTCTAACTTTCGTGCGCTTCGGGCCGGGGGGGCAACTTGCCTCTTCCACGCCGGTGGTACCGAGTGAGGACTTTAATAGTCGTTTAGATGTCTTTGCGGATATCTGGACTTTGAGCCTTGCCCCTGGAGAGACTAAGAGCCTGATGTGGTTCGTTAACTTTAACGATAGTTTAGCCGCTGCCCAGGCAGGTACTCCGGTTTTCAATGACTTGAGTACCTTGGGAGCCGCTGGCTTGCTGGCGGGTTTGTCCCCCACCCAGATTGCGGGAACTGCCAACTGGGCGCCACAACAGCCACCGGCTACTACTCCCGAACCTTCCAGCCTCATAGGATTGGGAAGTTTACTAGGTTTTGGGTTGTTGTCTAAGATCAAACGAAGAAACCCTTAA
- a CDS encoding tetratricopeptide repeat-containing sulfotransferase family protein — MRSKSTKTTGITIETGFDRLRTGRLQEAAAIADQLLSSNPNHHGALNLSGLIALNQGEKEQAVRLLQRAVKLNPSEPIYQCNLGAAYRQSHRYNEAISACQKALKLRPNYPNALTTLASTYFASEQYQEALTTYEQALAIAPEQALLHAYRADALRELGRIRAAIEAYEQALHLSPDLPHAMGNFGLTLLAVGQPERALEYCRRATESEGKNGQAWMNLGTVFRTLGQLEAAMDAYGKAYDLNPDSAMLCTLIGQIWQEVSELPQALTWYDKALAIEPDRLDSLCAFAGAILDLGDSATAITRYQEIIEQHSDYGEAYSGLSQALWEDGDAEEAVAVAYRAVELKPENASLRAHLASILASAGDVESANAANREALAVNPNCIPALVNLAQNLRGKLPPEDAQQMETLLEAKWAREGTQSALHFGLAHYYDGCKNYAQAATHAIAANKLHTAYKQERGWDYNPDDYAQYIDQLIAHFTPEFFQRTQGMGNPSTAPVFIVGMPRSGTTLTEQILASHPQVFGAGERNFAGNCFNSLPALMGHPGSTTVWNCLQQLGQPQILHLADWHLAQLEQLLTKAGTERENIQRIVDKMPDNYSLLGWIVTAFPNAKIIHCRRDVRDVAVSCWMTQFKSIRWAFDLTHIAERIRQYWRIMEHWRRVLPVPMLEIDYEETVDQQTAQTVRLLDFIGLEWDDACMQFHKTDRLVRTASVTQVRQPIYKRSVERWRSYEDALQPLLERLTI; from the coding sequence ATGCGCTCTAAATCTACAAAAACAACCGGTATAACCATTGAAACTGGATTCGATCGCCTGCGGACAGGTCGCCTTCAGGAAGCGGCGGCGATCGCAGATCAACTCCTCAGCAGTAATCCCAACCATCACGGCGCTCTCAACTTATCGGGATTGATTGCCCTCAACCAAGGAGAAAAAGAACAAGCCGTCCGACTATTACAGAGAGCAGTAAAACTCAACCCCAGCGAACCGATTTACCAGTGCAACCTAGGCGCCGCTTACCGCCAGAGTCACCGCTATAACGAAGCAATTTCCGCCTGTCAAAAAGCGCTCAAACTGCGTCCCAACTACCCCAATGCCCTAACTACCCTTGCCAGTACCTACTTTGCCTCGGAGCAGTACCAGGAGGCGCTGACAACCTACGAACAGGCGCTCGCGATCGCCCCAGAACAGGCTCTACTGCACGCCTACCGAGCCGATGCCTTGCGGGAATTAGGGCGGATTCGTGCGGCGATCGAGGCTTACGAACAAGCCCTCCATCTGTCTCCCGACTTACCCCACGCCATGGGCAATTTTGGACTAACTTTATTGGCAGTCGGGCAACCGGAACGCGCCCTGGAATATTGCCGCCGGGCTACCGAATCCGAAGGGAAAAATGGTCAAGCTTGGATGAATTTGGGAACCGTCTTCCGCACCTTGGGACAGTTGGAAGCGGCCATGGATGCCTATGGCAAAGCTTACGATCTCAATCCCGATTCTGCCATGCTCTGCACCCTGATCGGTCAGATTTGGCAGGAAGTCAGCGAATTGCCACAGGCTCTCACTTGGTACGATAAGGCCCTGGCAATTGAACCAGATCGCCTTGATAGCCTCTGTGCCTTCGCTGGGGCAATTCTCGACTTAGGGGATAGCGCCACCGCCATCACTCGCTACCAAGAAATTATCGAGCAGCATTCCGACTATGGCGAGGCCTATTCAGGACTCAGCCAAGCTCTCTGGGAAGATGGCGACGCAGAAGAGGCAGTCGCGGTGGCCTATCGAGCAGTAGAACTCAAGCCCGAAAATGCCAGCTTGCGGGCGCATCTAGCCAGCATTCTCGCCTCTGCTGGGGATGTGGAAAGCGCCAACGCCGCCAACCGCGAGGCCCTGGCCGTCAATCCTAACTGTATTCCCGCCCTGGTCAATTTAGCCCAGAATTTGCGGGGAAAACTGCCGCCAGAGGATGCTCAACAGATGGAGACATTACTCGAAGCCAAGTGGGCCAGAGAAGGCACACAGTCGGCGCTTCATTTTGGCCTCGCCCACTACTACGACGGTTGTAAGAACTACGCCCAGGCCGCCACCCATGCGATCGCTGCCAACAAACTACACACCGCCTACAAGCAGGAGCGAGGTTGGGATTACAATCCCGATGATTATGCCCAATATATCGACCAATTAATCGCTCACTTCACCCCCGAATTTTTCCAGCGCACTCAGGGGATGGGCAATCCCTCCACCGCCCCCGTTTTCATCGTCGGGATGCCCCGCAGCGGCACGACTTTGACGGAGCAGATTCTCGCCAGCCATCCCCAAGTATTTGGGGCCGGTGAGCGCAACTTTGCCGGTAATTGCTTTAACAGCCTACCGGCACTGATGGGGCATCCCGGCAGTACAACCGTCTGGAACTGCCTCCAGCAGCTTGGTCAACCCCAGATTCTTCACCTGGCCGATTGGCATCTGGCACAGTTAGAACAACTGCTTACCAAAGCAGGGACAGAGAGGGAGAATATCCAGAGAATTGTCGATAAAATGCCCGACAATTACAGTCTTTTGGGCTGGATTGTCACTGCTTTTCCCAATGCCAAGATTATCCATTGTCGCCGCGATGTGCGGGATGTGGCGGTTTCCTGTTGGATGACTCAGTTTAAGTCTATTCGCTGGGCGTTCGACTTAACTCATATTGCCGAACGCATTCGGCAATATTGGCGGATTATGGAACATTGGCGGCGCGTTTTACCAGTTCCCATGTTGGAAATTGACTATGAGGAAACGGTTGACCAGCAAACGGCGCAAACGGTTCGGCTCCTGGATTTTATCGGATTAGAATGGGATGATGCTTGTATGCAGTTCCATAAAACCGATCGCTTAGTGCGTACTGCCAGTGTCACCCAAGTAAGGCAACCGATATACAAGCGATCGGTTGAGCGGTGGCGCAGTTATGAAGATGCCCTACAACCTCTGCTCGAAAGGTTAACCATCTAA
- a CDS encoding type II toxin-antitoxin system RelE family toxin → MTYKVRLTAKANKVYSEADPILKKKIAKCLKLLQETPKNHPQIKALKGEFAGKYRFRVGD, encoded by the coding sequence ATGACTTATAAAGTCCGTTTGACAGCTAAAGCAAATAAAGTTTATTCTGAAGCGGATCCAATCTTAAAAAAGAAGATTGCTAAGTGTTTAAAACTCCTTCAAGAAACACCGAAAAATCACCCTCAAATTAAAGCATTAAAGGGAGAATTTGCTGGGAAGTATCGCTTCCGGGTTGGAGACTGA
- a CDS encoding M23 family metallopeptidase, which translates to MYPSSVILKLFLGKSLKKKLSLCSGLGLVISGLITLAPNAIANSETGSETPVVENAAPTLKAPVIKENTNPAPRLAIPENHQTDMPTLAPRAGGKNNFIDTRNFNPPSSVVVTERRSGCQTIAQNGQLVGGSCNLAARSSRRQPVSTVAKPLPPVNLARVRLNPNPAVRVGRQPRNQPVIANNSLGRYAPTLVASSAPVRLAAPTVIPSQVVALNPPEWNGVKLALAPVTRAEVEAISEATTYERATRLSPTDSNPTQRTDLLFPLALPAQITSVFGWRNHPVSGNRAMHAGTDLGAPMGTPVLAAYAGEVATADWLGGYGLTVILRHLDGSQESRYAHLSEITVKPGEWVEQGAVIGRVGSTGLSTGPHLHFEWRHLTEQGWTAVDAGLHLELALDNLVQRMQMAAATDPNQN; encoded by the coding sequence ATGTATCCTTCATCGGTGATATTGAAACTTTTTCTAGGAAAATCCTTAAAAAAGAAGCTGAGTTTATGCAGTGGTCTCGGTTTAGTAATCAGCGGTCTGATTACTCTTGCTCCCAATGCGATCGCTAATTCCGAAACTGGCAGCGAAACCCCGGTAGTGGAAAATGCCGCCCCGACTCTGAAAGCCCCCGTTATCAAAGAAAATACTAATCCTGCCCCCCGTCTGGCTATCCCCGAAAACCATCAAACCGATATGCCTACCCTTGCCCCCCGGGCCGGCGGTAAAAATAATTTTATCGATACTAGAAACTTTAACCCCCCCAGTTCCGTTGTTGTCACCGAGCGCCGCAGTGGTTGCCAAACCATCGCCCAAAATGGTCAACTGGTAGGAGGTAGCTGTAATCTGGCGGCCCGGTCTTCCCGTCGTCAGCCGGTCAGCACTGTGGCCAAACCCTTACCCCCGGTTAATCTGGCCCGGGTGCGTCTCAATCCTAATCCGGCTGTGCGAGTAGGACGGCAGCCCCGAAATCAGCCGGTTATCGCTAATAATTCCCTGGGTCGTTATGCCCCCACTCTCGTCGCTTCTAGCGCCCCGGTACGTCTGGCTGCCCCGACGGTGATTCCAAGTCAGGTGGTAGCTCTCAATCCCCCGGAATGGAATGGCGTAAAATTGGCTTTGGCCCCGGTGACTCGCGCAGAAGTGGAAGCAATCAGCGAAGCAACCACCTATGAGCGGGCCACCCGTTTAAGTCCCACGGATTCTAACCCAACTCAACGCACGGATTTACTCTTTCCCCTCGCCCTTCCCGCCCAAATTACCTCGGTTTTCGGGTGGCGAAATCATCCGGTCAGCGGGAATCGGGCCATGCACGCGGGTACTGATTTAGGCGCACCGATGGGAACACCTGTATTAGCCGCCTACGCAGGGGAAGTGGCCACCGCCGACTGGTTAGGAGGTTACGGATTAACGGTGATTTTACGTCACCTCGATGGTAGTCAAGAATCTCGTTATGCCCACCTTTCGGAAATTACTGTCAAACCGGGAGAATGGGTGGAACAGGGGGCGGTTATCGGTCGTGTGGGTAGTACGGGACTTTCTACCGGTCCGCACCTACACTTTGAATGGCGACACCTAACCGAACAGGGTTGGACCGCCGTAGATGCCGGTTTACATCTAGAATTAGCCCTCGATAATCTGGTGCAGAGAATGCAAATGGCCGCAGCCACTGACCCTAATCAGAATTAA
- a CDS encoding biotin--[acetyl-CoA-carboxylase] ligase, whose amino-acid sequence MPKIHHFELLPSTNTKAWQLLESGENPPFVVTASQQSAGRGQWGREWISEPGGLYLSLALNLDLEVDKSAHLVLATVWGIAHQLNCQEIPVKIKWPNDLVLLGRKLGGINLETRIQGQKIPQAVIGVGLNWSNPVPPTGINLQAFTGNKITSIAQLTSLTSDAILYGYEYYCNHGIKALLASYLEFFANFGQKIAFEGYQGIITGVSDRGELKVKLTSDNASSEIYIPAGRVSLGYN is encoded by the coding sequence ATGCCCAAAATCCATCACTTTGAGCTATTACCTTCCACTAATACTAAAGCGTGGCAATTATTAGAATCGGGGGAAAATCCGCCTTTTGTGGTGACTGCTAGTCAACAAAGTGCCGGGAGAGGACAATGGGGACGGGAGTGGATTTCTGAACCGGGAGGATTATATTTATCTTTGGCGTTAAATCTGGATTTAGAGGTGGATAAATCTGCCCATCTCGTTCTCGCTACAGTTTGGGGCATCGCTCATCAGCTGAATTGTCAGGAAATACCTGTTAAAATCAAATGGCCGAATGATTTAGTATTACTAGGGCGCAAACTAGGGGGAATTAACCTAGAAACCCGTATTCAGGGTCAAAAAATCCCGCAAGCAGTCATCGGAGTAGGCCTCAATTGGTCTAATCCTGTCCCCCCCACGGGTATTAATTTACAGGCTTTTACTGGCAATAAAATTACCTCGATCGCTCAGTTAACCTCTCTCACCAGCGATGCTATCCTATACGGCTATGAATATTACTGTAATCACGGCATAAAAGCCTTATTAGCCTCTTATTTAGAGTTTTTTGCCAATTTTGGTCAAAAGATAGCTTTTGAGGGCTATCAGGGCATAATAACCGGGGTAAGCGATCGAGGAGAATTAAAAGTTAAACTCACTTCGGACAATGCCAGTAGCGAAATTTATATACCGGCCGGTAGGGTTAGTCTCGGCTATAATTGA
- a CDS encoding histidine phosphatase family protein: MCLMLYFLRHGQTAYSKTGGYCGTPENDPGLTAEGIEMAEEFADVYRSLPWRAAYVSPLQRAIQTAKPLCEAVGLKLEIRQGLQEIGYGLWEGMHPNDIDRQYHDLYVRWLTDPAWNAPPNGERGIDIARRSAAVLEEIEHTHSDGNILIVSHKATIRIMLCSLMGIDVGRYRDRFEMPVAAVSIVELGSRGPLFHGIGLRSHLSEYLRSLPCT, from the coding sequence ATGTGCTTGATGTTATATTTTCTGCGACACGGACAAACGGCCTATAGCAAAACGGGAGGATACTGTGGTACTCCAGAAAATGACCCCGGTTTGACTGCCGAAGGCATCGAAATGGCGGAGGAATTCGCCGATGTCTATCGTTCTTTACCTTGGCGCGCAGCCTACGTCAGTCCCCTACAAAGAGCTATTCAAACCGCTAAACCCCTCTGTGAAGCGGTAGGACTGAAATTAGAAATCCGCCAGGGATTACAAGAGATCGGTTATGGTCTTTGGGAAGGTATGCACCCCAACGATATCGATCGTCAATATCATGATCTCTATGTACGTTGGTTGACGGATCCGGCTTGGAATGCTCCCCCCAACGGGGAAAGGGGTATCGATATAGCCCGTCGTTCCGCAGCCGTTTTGGAGGAAATCGAACACACCCACAGTGATGGCAATATCTTGATCGTTTCCCACAAGGCCACCATCCGGATCATGCTCTGTAGTCTGATGGGTATTGATGTGGGCCGTTATCGCGATCGATTTGAAATGCCCGTGGCCGCTGTCAGTATTGTTGAATTAGGCAGTCGTGGCCCGCTTTTCCATGGCATCGGTTTACGTTCCCACCTCAGTGAGTACCTGCGTTCTCTCCCCTGCACCTAA
- a CDS encoding histidine phosphatase family protein: MSLKLYFLRHGETTASQAGSFCGRLDLQLTPAGDEMAKDFALAYRDVPWTGIYSSPLKRTLATATPLSDLLAIPIHKREGLKEIAYGQWEGKTAAEVNREFHDDYVRWLADPGWNSPTGGEKGIDIARRSSEVLEEIDHNHDDGHILIVSHKATIRIMLCSLLGIDIGRYRDRIAMPVASVTIVELAEHGPLFQVIGDRSHLRNDLRSRAGT, from the coding sequence ATGAGTCTAAAACTTTACTTTTTGCGTCATGGCGAAACCACAGCCAGTCAAGCGGGTAGTTTTTGCGGTCGATTAGACTTGCAACTAACCCCGGCTGGCGATGAAATGGCCAAGGATTTCGCTCTTGCCTATCGAGATGTGCCTTGGACAGGGATCTATTCTAGTCCCCTCAAGCGCACCCTAGCCACCGCCACCCCTTTAAGCGATCTCTTGGCTATTCCCATCCACAAACGGGAAGGATTAAAAGAGATTGCCTACGGCCAATGGGAGGGAAAAACCGCAGCCGAGGTTAATCGGGAGTTTCATGATGATTATGTGCGCTGGTTAGCAGATCCGGGCTGGAATTCTCCCACGGGGGGCGAAAAAGGCATCGATATCGCTCGCCGCAGTTCGGAAGTATTAGAGGAAATCGACCATAATCACGATGATGGCCATATTTTGATCGTTTCCCATAAAGCAACGATCCGAATCATGTTATGTTCTCTTTTAGGCATTGATATCGGCCGTTATCGCGATCGAATTGCCATGCCCGTGGCCTCGGTAACGATCGTCGAATTAGCCGAACACGGTCCCCTCTTTCAAGTTATAGGCGATCGCTCTCACCTCCGCAATGACCTGCGCTCGCGAGCGGGAACCTAA
- the ndk gene encoding nucleoside-diphosphate kinase, whose translation MERTFLMIKPDGVQRNLVGEIIQRFEAKGFTLVGLKMMQVSSELAEKHYAVHKERPFFPSLVDFITSSPVVAMVWQGEGVIASARKIIGATNPLNAEPGTIRGDFGISVGRNLIHGSDGPDTAKDEVSLWFSDAELANWTPAITPWVVE comes from the coding sequence ATGGAACGCACTTTCTTAATGATTAAACCCGACGGTGTGCAGCGCAATCTGGTGGGGGAAATTATTCAACGCTTTGAAGCTAAAGGTTTTACGCTGGTTGGGTTGAAAATGATGCAGGTTTCTAGCGAATTAGCGGAAAAACACTACGCTGTTCATAAAGAACGACCCTTTTTCCCTTCGTTGGTCGATTTTATTACCTCCTCCCCCGTGGTGGCCATGGTTTGGCAAGGAGAAGGAGTAATTGCCTCCGCTAGAAAAATTATTGGCGCCACTAATCCCCTCAATGCTGAACCGGGTACGATTCGCGGTGATTTTGGCATTAGTGTCGGACGCAATCTTATCCATGGTTCCGATGGCCCAGATACCGCCAAAGATGAAGTTAGTCTCTGGTTTAGCGATGCAGAATTGGCTAATTGGACTCCCGCCATCACTCCCTGGGTGGTAGAGTAA
- a CDS encoding RluA family pseudouridine synthase yields the protein MANQGWIYRDKISKNQAGLSLLAYYTGKYPHSSPEEWLDRILSGAILVNGRPACPDTVLEIGQQLTYQRPPWTEPDVPLFFEVLYEDAEVLVVAKPSGLPVLAGGGFLEHTLIHLVHQHYTEVTPYPIHRLGRGTSGIVLMAKSKPARAKLSQQMREGKITKIYRALVGRGDIPDNFTINQAIGKIAHPILGYVYGALTDGLSARSDGRVLKKHPDSTLLEVQIFTGRPHQIRIHLAFFGYPLIGDPLYGLGGLPRPDAVPGDCGYYLHANQILFNHPSTGRIISISCQPPPELVNRLLAEVRQQATGNRQQKEE from the coding sequence ATGGCCAATCAAGGTTGGATTTATCGAGATAAAATTAGCAAAAATCAGGCAGGATTAAGCCTATTAGCTTACTATACGGGCAAATATCCCCATTCTAGCCCAGAAGAATGGCTCGATCGCATTTTATCAGGAGCAATTCTAGTCAACGGTCGTCCCGCTTGCCCCGATACAGTCTTAGAAATCGGGCAGCAATTGACCTATCAGCGCCCGCCTTGGACAGAACCGGATGTACCGCTCTTTTTTGAGGTACTCTACGAGGATGCCGAGGTGTTAGTGGTGGCGAAACCTTCGGGATTACCGGTGTTAGCGGGGGGTGGATTTCTCGAACATACTCTTATCCATTTGGTACATCAGCATTATACCGAGGTCACTCCCTATCCAATTCATCGTCTTGGTCGCGGCACTTCGGGCATAGTCTTAATGGCGAAATCAAAGCCCGCCAGAGCTAAATTGAGTCAACAGATGCGAGAGGGGAAAATTACCAAAATATATCGAGCTTTAGTGGGTCGGGGCGACATACCGGATAACTTTACTATTAATCAAGCGATCGGGAAAATCGCCCATCCCATTTTAGGCTACGTTTACGGTGCGCTCACAGATGGGTTATCGGCCCGCAGCGATGGTCGAGTCTTAAAAAAACATCCCGATAGTACCCTATTAGAAGTACAAATTTTTACGGGCAGACCCCATCAAATTCGCATTCATCTGGCCTTTTTTGGCTATCCCTTAATCGGTGATCCCTTGTATGGTCTGGGAGGATTACCGCGACCGGATGCAGTCCCGGGAGATTGTGGTTATTATCTCCATGCCAATCAAATCCTTTTTAATCATCCCAGTACGGGCAGAATAATCTCTATTTCCTGTCAGCCGCCACCCGAATTAGTCAATAGACTTCTTGCAGAAGTCAGGCAACAGGCAACAGGCAACAGGCAACAGAAAGAAGAATAG